A genome region from Methanofastidiosum sp. includes the following:
- the msrA gene encoding peptide-methionine (S)-S-oxide reductase MsrA, producing the protein MNKTEKATFAAGCFWGIESAFCQIDGVISTQVGYSGGHTENPTYEEVCTDKTGHAESVLIEFDPEIVSYDKLLELFWDIHDPTTINRQGPDVGSQYRSIVFYHNEDQKNEALALKEKLEKSGRFNKKIVTEIIPENKFYKAEDYHQKYFHKRGIARCKSK; encoded by the coding sequence ATGAATAAAACTGAGAAAGCGACTTTTGCCGCTGGATGTTTTTGGGGGATAGAATCCGCATTTTGTCAGATTGACGGAGTTATATCAACACAGGTGGGATACTCTGGGGGGCACACTGAAAACCCTACTTATGAGGAGGTATGCACAGATAAAACTGGCCATGCAGAATCTGTACTAATTGAATTTGACCCAGAAATAGTATCTTATGATAAGTTATTAGAATTATTCTGGGATATACATGACCCAACAACAATTAACAGACAAGGCCCTGACGTTGGAAGCCAGTATAGGTCAATTGTGTTTTACCACAACGAGGATCAGAAAAATGAAGCATTGGCTCTAAAAGAAAAACTTGAAAAATCCGGTAGATTTAACAAGAAGATCGTTACGGAAATTATCCCAGAAAATAAATTCTACAAAGCAGAAGATTACCACCAGAAGTACTTCCACAAGCGCGGTATAGCAAGATGCAAATCCAAATAA